In Sphingomonas psychrotolerans, the following proteins share a genomic window:
- a CDS encoding TonB-dependent receptor, translating to MKRFLGTTLLFACGAWDSPAEAQRTQENAAREADDGFGKSVGNESIGIYAGGEVRGFSATAAGNNRIEGLYFDRAGAVTDVIVRGSTVRVGLSAFGYPLPAPTGIVDLELRRTGERAVASVQLNSGDYRGTDLIVDAAIPVTDRLSVNFDGGLYDDEYVNGADAWFVSYGGVARWRPVDAVELTGFFGRYDYGDEEQAPVLYPAGDHLPPKVERRRFFGQQWADWAGHSQNLGALVKASLGSWQLAAGGFNSRFTRDSYASAWYSDVSREGVGRSFLLSGVDQRAASSSGEIRISRAFADGPRRHWLLTSVRGRDVRTDYGGYALADLGAAEVGVPDPRPQPDLAYGPLTHDRVRQLSYALGYEMRWPNVTEVNLGVTRSDYSKIVRQPGLPEARQDERPWLWNAAVAVMPTNQLTLFAAATRGLEESGVAPANAVNRGEALPALRTRQRELGIRYTLSANWRLVAAVFDIAKPYFEIDRTNAAYRALGEVSHKGVEASLSARPYESLSIVAGAVLLHPRVSGQAVDDGRLGNRPIGRTGILIDTAIDYRLGWVPGLSLDLRATHEGRRVANAAGTLELAARSILDIGARYRTGIGGVPTLFRAQVKNVGDVFGWKVSSGGGFTLLQGRRATLSVTADFQ from the coding sequence GTGAAGCGCTTCCTCGGTACCACCTTGCTGTTTGCCTGTGGCGCGTGGGACTCGCCGGCCGAAGCGCAGCGCACGCAGGAGAATGCGGCACGCGAAGCCGATGACGGTTTCGGCAAGAGCGTCGGCAATGAGTCGATCGGGATCTACGCCGGCGGCGAAGTGCGCGGGTTCAGCGCCACTGCGGCGGGCAACAACCGCATCGAGGGCCTGTATTTCGACCGGGCAGGCGCGGTTACCGACGTGATCGTCCGCGGCTCCACCGTGCGGGTGGGGCTTTCCGCGTTCGGTTATCCGCTGCCCGCGCCGACCGGGATCGTCGATCTCGAGCTTCGCCGGACGGGCGAGCGGGCGGTCGCGAGCGTGCAGCTCAACAGCGGCGACTATCGCGGCACCGATCTGATCGTCGACGCCGCGATCCCGGTGACCGACCGGCTGAGCGTCAATTTCGACGGGGGGCTTTACGACGACGAATATGTCAACGGCGCCGATGCGTGGTTCGTCAGTTATGGTGGCGTGGCGCGCTGGCGGCCCGTCGACGCGGTCGAGCTGACCGGGTTCTTCGGGCGATACGATTATGGCGACGAGGAGCAGGCGCCGGTGCTCTATCCCGCCGGCGATCACCTCCCGCCCAAGGTCGAGCGGCGGCGCTTCTTCGGCCAGCAATGGGCTGATTGGGCGGGGCACAGCCAGAATCTGGGCGCGCTCGTAAAGGCCAGCCTGGGATCGTGGCAGCTGGCGGCGGGCGGTTTCAACAGCCGCTTCACGCGTGATTCCTATGCGTCGGCCTGGTACAGCGACGTGAGCAGGGAGGGCGTCGGCCGCTCCTTTCTGCTCAGCGGCGTGGATCAACGCGCCGCTTCCTCCTCGGGCGAGATCCGAATCAGCCGCGCTTTCGCCGACGGACCGCGACGACACTGGTTGCTGACGTCGGTGCGCGGTCGCGACGTTCGGACCGACTATGGCGGCTATGCGCTGGCCGACCTCGGTGCGGCCGAGGTAGGCGTTCCCGATCCTCGCCCGCAGCCGGACTTGGCTTATGGTCCGCTGACGCACGATCGCGTGCGGCAGTTGAGCTACGCTCTGGGCTACGAGATGCGCTGGCCGAATGTCACCGAAGTCAATCTTGGCGTCACTCGCAGCGACTATAGCAAGATCGTTCGACAGCCCGGCCTGCCGGAGGCAAGGCAGGACGAGCGTCCCTGGCTGTGGAATGCGGCAGTGGCGGTGATGCCGACCAACCAGCTCACGCTCTTTGCTGCGGCGACGCGCGGACTGGAAGAAAGCGGCGTCGCGCCGGCCAACGCGGTCAATCGCGGCGAGGCGTTGCCGGCGCTGCGGACGCGGCAGCGTGAACTGGGCATTCGCTATACGTTGAGCGCGAACTGGCGACTGGTCGCCGCTGTCTTCGACATCGCCAAACCCTATTTCGAGATCGATCGCACCAACGCCGCCTATCGCGCGTTGGGCGAGGTTTCCCACAAGGGAGTCGAGGCGTCGCTATCGGCCCGGCCGTACGAGAGCCTGAGCATCGTCGCAGGGGCGGTGCTGCTTCATCCGCGGGTGAGCGGTCAGGCCGTGGATGATGGTCGTCTGGGCAATCGTCCGATCGGGCGGACGGGCATCCTGATCGATACTGCGATCGACTATCGATTGGGCTGGGTGCCGGGCCTGTCGCTCGATCTGCGCGCGACGCATGAGGGCCGCCGTGTCGCCAATGCGGCGGGTACGCTGGAACTGGCCGCCAGATCGATCCTCGACATCGGCGCCCGCTATCGCACCGGCATCGGCGGCGTGCCGACTCTCTTCCGTGCACAGGTCAAGAACGTGGGCGACGTCTTCGGCTGGAAAGTGTCGAGTGGCGGCGGTTTCACCTTGCTTCAGGGCAGGCGTGCGACCTTGTCGGTCACAGCGGATTTCCAATGA